From Bacteroides uniformis:
TTCCCATTCGAGAATCTGAAATCTTCAAACTCGAATTTGCCTCAAATTGAGTAACAGAAGCCGATGTAGGTTGATAAGTGTTACCCGCAGCATCTTCAAAAGAGAGTAATCCCATATAGTTATTCACTAAAACCATGCCATAAATGTCATCATACTCTCCGTCATCCGAATTCAGACACGAAGTAAACGCAATGCCCATCAACAATGTCAAGGCAACCATCAAGAATTTTAATTGTTTCATCTTTCCTATAAATATTAGAGTTTGCAAATTTAGATAAAAGAATTGAGTAATATAGCACTCTCCTCGTTTTTTCATTGTTTTTAAGATTAAATGAAAGATTAATCTAAATACTGCAAGCCCCAATATTTATTTAACATTTATAAACAACCATAATTTAGATAATCACATTATTCTAAAACATATTCTCCTACCAATTTCCCTGTTGTTGGATTATATGTTCTAGCTTTGAAAAAAGAAAAGCAGTCTCCACTCCATTTTCCTTTAACTCTAAACGTTTTAGTATCCCCTATTTTCCTTAATGTAGCAACGTAAGTCAAACTACCTTTGTACATGATTAACACCGCATCAAGTTTTACAGTTTCACCTGGTTGAATCGGGATTTGTCCAGTTCTTGTTTTTGTTACCGTTTTACTATCACGTGTACCATAAGTCCAAGATTTATTTGTCTGTTGCTGTACAGAAACATTAATTCCAAGCGAAGAATCATCTCCTAACACATTAGGTATACCCACGCTCAATCCTCCTGATATAGTGACACTTACCCCTTCTGTTTTTGAAAAATTGGATTCTTCTGTATAGCTTGTAGATAAAGAATAGTTCCATGTATCAACGCTTAAATGTTCATTTGTATATTCATCATGGTCACAAATCACTTCTGTAGGTTCAAAGTTGTCAACTGTAGTCCGTACATATTCCAAATTTACAAGTTCATATTCACCGATAGGAACTATTTGCCACTGAGCTAAATTTGAAGAATTATCAGTTTTAAGCTTTATAGAAGTGGATGTTGAAGATTCAGACCACAAATAACAACTAGCAAACATACCACTATTTATCCACAACTTTGATATCATACAAGTAGCATTTGTACCAAAATCAAAATTAAAGCCCGGCAAAGGAAAACTAGATTTTGCCCAATAAGACAGTTTAAGATGGTCAGGCTTTTCTGAAGGTAAATCTGTATTGGAAGTTATAACCCCATAAGTATTAGCCGTAATTCCTTTATTACCTCCTGCCGATATTATAGAACTATTCCTTAAATACCACCTTTGCCTAAAAGTACCATCATCCTTATTTACTAAACTAATATCTGTACCTTTTGCCTCACACGAAAGATACTTTTGTCTTACATTACCAACATTCAAAATGTTCACAGGAATTTCTACGAGTTCACTTATCGGGTCAAAATCTGCAATTGAGCTAGCCGCTCTTGTCTGCAATTGAGTTAAATCATTATCTATAAAATCACCCAATTCCTCTTGCTCACAAGAAAATAGAGCTAACACTCCTACCAATAATAAACAAATCTTCTTCATAACCATTACATTTTTTAGTTAACAATATATCATAATTCAAAACAGCCATATACATATGCCCCATTATCTCCTTTAATTTCTATACAATACTCCCCTGATACTCCGAAAGGAAGTTGCAAATATTTCCGAAGGGGAGATAAAATATTCTCAGAAGAAGAATAAATCACAGAACCACTTTGAGAAATGACAATTTCCACAACCCCGATTCCTTCTATAAAATCCAATTCTATGAAATAATTAAAGTCATCGACGAATACAACAAATGGTACTAATGGTACAACGGAACGGCTTCCATCTTCTTTTCCCGTAGTCAGAATTTCAAAAGGAATATCATTTGAATACAAAAAGACTGCCACCCTTCCAGAAGCAATACTTTTATTGGCCAAAGAATTAGCATCGACCTTTAATAAAGAAAATAGCAACAATACAGATAAGATAATTCTCAGTTTCATAGTCTTTCATTTTTTATTTATACAAAATTAGGGACTATTCAACAATAATTCAGCAATAACTATGCGGACAAAATAGGGTAGGTAACAAAATACATATCAACACATTACAAAGAAACATATAGGACAAAAAACGTTTTTTTCTCAATACATCATTATCATTTGCTCTAAAGAATCATTCTTAGTAAGTCCTAAATCTGCTTTTAGTCTTTGTCTGTTTTTATATATGGATTTCATTTCACAATCAAAAACAATCATTAATTGCTTGTTAGAGAATCCCACTTTCAGCAACGCAGCCAACAATAATTCATTTTTTGTTAAATCAAACTCTTGTTTAAGTCGAGTAATAAAATTCGCATGAACCAAATCCAAAAAGTCAAATATATGTTGCCGTTCAGCAATAGTCATATTACTAATAATCAAATTTCCTTGCTTCAATTCCTCTAATACAAACAAGGCGTCAACACTCGAATTCTCACATACTCGCTTATTTTCTGCTATTAAACAAAGGATTTTTCTATTCAGGATTCCTATTTCCTCTTGTTTAGCCTGACGTTCCTGTAAGCTCACATTCTCCAATTCTGCAATTCTACAAGCATATCTATTAATAATTGCATTATTATTTCCAATAATCTCGACATTACGCAACAATTTTGTTCGATACCTTTTCCTAACCAGAAAGAAAGCGATGATGCCCAACCCTAATATGAATACAAATAAAAACAAATAAAAATAAGTCTGTTTCTCATTTTCCAGCCTTATCTGTTTATTTTCCAAAATAAGCTTATCATTTTCATACTTATTCTGCAAATCCAACAACTGCTTTTGCAGTTCAGCATTACGAGTCACCTCTAATAATGAATCAGACTTCTCTTTATACAAAAACGCTTTCAAATAATTACCATCTTTTTTATGCATATCAGCCAAATAGTAATATGCACCCGAAGACACAAAAATATTAGTTGCATTGATACAAGAAACAAAACAATCTTCAGCTTTTTTCTTTTGACCTACTTCAGAATAAACACGTCCCAAAGACAAACTATAACGATATTTATCATTTAAATTATCACAAACTTCCATTGCATTTGAAAAATACTCTATTGCTTGTGGATATCGTTTTTCATTATTGGCAATAAGTCCTAATAAATGTAGAAAAGATGCCTTCATACCACTAACAGTGTCACTCAACACAAGCCCTTTTTCAGCATACCAACCTGCACTATCATTATGATGTACCGAAAAATAGCCTCTTGCCATATTCCTATAACCATATAAAATACGACGTCTATCACTCGCCAGTTCATAGTACCTGATAGAATGTTTAAAATTGTCTATAGAATTTTCATACAATCCTTGAACCGAGTTCAAATACCCTATATATTCCCAGACCATCCCTTGTACTTTATAATCCCTAGTTTCTTCCAAGAGACTCGATGCTTCCAGATAAGCCTGCATAGCATCTGAGAAGCGCTCCTTTAACAACATCACTTTTCCATAATAAAAGTAAGCCTTCCCTGCCTTCAATTTATCACCTTCCTGTTTATAATATTCTACCGCTATCATTATCAATGAGTCTGACTGCAAACTATCCAAATAGTTTTTATCCAAAGCCTGCGTTAAAAGCAAAGCATAATCTGCTCTCTGTTGTCCTCTCAAACATTCGGGACAATCAATTTGACTCAGAAGCGACAAGGCACTATCAGGAAATAATTCCATACACGCTTCCACACGGCTTAAGACATTATCGTCCTCTTTTTCTTGTACACATGAGATAAACAATACAAGAATCATCAATAAATTAATTCCATTTTTCATCCCGGCATTCATAGCTCGCATATTTTAGCTTTCAGATAGAACATCTCTCCAATACCGAGAGGCAAGAATGGGTATAGGCTAATATGACTTTCCTCGTTACTCTCTATCACACAATCTTGGCAAACAGCTCCAAATGCTCATCCACATAGCCGGCAACCAAAGCTGTATATTCCTCCTCTTTTTCCAAAAATTCATCTTCCAGTTCATCGAAAGCCTCATATTGCTCGTACATTGCCATAAATTCCTCGTCTGTGCGTTCGCGTTCCAAGTCGTCACGATGGCTATCGTATATTTTCTTGGCAGCATAAACCAACTTGCTCAAATCGCCCACTCCCCACAAACGCATCACTTTGGCAAACGGATTGTCGAAAATATAACCGCCATAACCATTTTGAATCAGTTGGCAGAAGCCTCCCTCCATCACTTCATCACGGAATATCTGATAGGCCAACAATGAATGCTGTTCACCGGTAAGCAAAGACATCGTCCCGGCAGTCATTTCTCCGCCTATTTCTTTCTTATAAGCACCGGTGAATACGCCGATGAATGCATCCATCCCTTCACCGGCAGCCTGGCGCAATGCCACATCTGTAACTTCTATCATAGTTTGTATTTTATTTAATGTGCCACAAAGGTAAGACTTTGCAGCCATAGTCAAACACGGACTCCCCTTTATTTTCTTCGCCTTGCCAACCAGTTGGCAGGATTTTGCCTTACCATTGGCAAGACTTTGCCACCGCGTTGGCAAAACTTTGCCATAGGCATGGCAAAATCCTGCCAAGACGCAAGCAAGGGGTTGGCAAAATTACTTCCTGATTAACAAGCACATACCTTATTGATTCACAAACCCTATCAGAGACGAGAAAAAACAGTCAACTGCAAACTCCACTTTACATTCCGCAGAAATTCAGCTTCTTATTACTTCTTTTTAATAAAAAAGTCAAATTGAACAGTTGGCAGAAACGGGGAAAACAACTAACTTTGCACCCGACTAATAAAAGTGGACTACGTTTTTTTTAATTATATCACTTAAAAAAAGAGCTAATTATGACTTATTCACACGAAGTGGAACACATGTGTGTTGTGAAGAAAGGTCCTAACCACGGACCGGCTCCTATTCCCGAAGAAGGTAAATGGGTAAAAGCTAAAGAAATTGTTGACATCTCTGGTCTGACACACGGCATTGGCTGGTGTGCTCCTCAGCAAGGTGCATGTAAATTAACCCTCAATGTAAAGGAAGGCGTTATCCAGGAAGCTTTGGTTGAGACTATCGGTTGCTCCGGTATGACTCATTCTGCTGCTATGGCATCAGAAATCCTCCCGGGAAAGACTATCCTCGAAGCATTGAATACTGACCTCGTTTGCGACGCTATCAACACAGCTATGCGCGAACTCTTCCTGCAAATTGTTTACGGTCGTACTCAGTCTGCTTTCTCTGAAGGCGGTTTGATGATTGGAGCTGGCTTGGAAGACTTGGGCAAAGGTCTGCGCAGCCAGGTAGGCACATTATACGGAACGTTGGCTAAGGGTTCTCGTTACTTGGAAATGGCAGAAGGTTACATCAAGACTATCGCTTTGGACAAGAACGACGAAATCTGCGGTTACGAATTTGTTCATCTGGGCAAGTTTATGGATGAAATCAAGAAAGGTACAGACGCCAATGAAGCATTGAAGAAAGTTACCGGTACATACGGCCGCTTCACTGAAGAGCAAGGTGCAGTTAAACACATTGACCCACGTCACGAATAATATAAGGAGGAAAGACATATGATTAGAGAAGTAAAATTTGAAAGCCAAGACCGTCGTATCAAGCAGATTCTTGCTGCATTGAACGCAAACGGTATCAAAGACATCGAAGAAGCCAATGCTATCTGCGAAGCTCATGGTCTCGATCCTTATAAGACTTGTGAAGAAACTCAGCCCATCTGTTTCGAAAATGCAAAATGGGCATACGTTGTAGGTTGCGCCATCGCCATTAAGAAGGGCTGCAAGAACGCTGCTGAAGCTGCTGAAGCTATCGGTATCGGTCTGCAGGCATTTTGTATTCCGGGTTCTGTAGCTGACGACCGCAAGGTTGGTATCGGTCATGGTAACTTGGCAGCCATGTTGCTGCGTGAAGAAACCAAATGTTTCGCTTTCTTGGCAGGTCACGAGTCATTCGCTGCTGCCGAAGGTGCTATCAAGATTGCCGCTAAAGCTGACAAGGTACGTAAAGAACCTCTGCGTTGCATCCTGAACGGTCTCGGCAAGGACGCTGCACAGATTATCTCTCGTATCAACGGCTTTACATACGTTCAGACTCAATTCGATTACTATACAGGTGAACTGAAAGTAGTTCGTGAAATCGCATACAGCGACGGTCCCCGTGCCAAAGTAAAATGCTACGGTGCAGACGATGTTCGCGAAGGTGTGGCTATCATGTGGAAAGAAGGCGTGGATGTATCCATCACTGGTAACTCTACGAATCCGACCCGCTTTCAACACCCGGTTGCAGGTACTTATAAGAAAGAACGCGTATTGGCTGGCAAGCCGTACTTCTCAGTGGCATCCGGTGGTGGTACTGGTCGTACTCTGCACCCGGACAACATGGCTGCCGGACCGGCTTCTTACGGTATGACCGACACCATGGGTCGTATGCACTCAGACGCTCAGTTCGCTGGTTCTTCATCAGTTCCTGCCCACGTAGAAATGATGGGATTCCTGGGTATCGGTAACAACCCGATGGTAGGATGTACAGTGGCTTGTGCGGTTGACGTGGCTCAGGCTTTGAGCAAGTAAGTAGCAAGTAAATAATTACATAGAAAAAGAGGATAGCCTTCATTGGCTATCCTCTTTTTCTATCTACCCACAATCGCCACCTTTATCACCCCCTCCAGCCTATTCTCAAAAATACGGTAGGCTTCGTCAATTTCCTCCAACGAGAAACGATGTGTGATAAGCGGTGTGGTATCTATCTGTCCCGCCGCTATCAGGCGCAGTATCTCGGCACAATCGCACCCATCCACACCACCGGTCTTGAAGACAAGATTCTTGCCATACATCTCCGGCAAGGGCAATAACTGAGGCTGGTCATAAAGCGCCACAATGGTGACAATGGCATTGGGACGGGCACACTCCCATGCCAAGCGGAAAGTATCTTCCGTGCCGGCAACTTCAAGTACGACATCTGCCCCACCATGGTCGCTATGCTTCCTCACAAAGTCTTTGCAGTTTTCCGGCCCAATGACCAGCACCTCCGGATAATGCTCGCGGACAAAACGGATTCTTTCGGCCGACTGCTCGCAGACAATAATGCGACGGGGCTTCTTCAGCATGGAACAAAGCAGGGTACAAATACCCGTCGGCCCGGCACCGATGATGAGTACAGTGTCTTCCTCGGTTATTTCGGAGATACGGGCAGCCCAGAAGCCGGTGACCAACACATCGCCTACCAAGAGCGCCTGCTCGTCGCTTACCGTATCGGGAATACGGTTCAGTCCCTGGTCGGCATAAGGCACACGTACATATTCCGCCTGGCCGCCATCGATACGGCACCCCAAAGCCCAACCGCCATTGGTGTCGGTACAGTTGTTCACATATCCGTGACGACAAAAGAAACATTTACCACAAAAAGTCTCCACATTCACAGTCACACGGTCGCCGGGCTTTACCGACTCAACTTCGGCACCCACCTGCTCTACGATGCCCACCATTTCGTGTCCTACCGTAATTCCGGGTACGGCGCGCGGTACACTTCCATGCTTTATATGCAAGTCACTGGTGCATATGCTACCCAGTGTCACCCGCACAATAGCATCACGTGCATCTTCCAATACCGGTATCGGTTTCTCAAGCAATCCGAACTTTCCGTGTTCAATATAAGTATATGCCAACATAATATATGCTTTTTTGAGTTATCACTTCTAAACGCGAAGTTGCCAGAAAGCAACAGCCGCTGCGGCCGCCACGTTCAGCGAATCTACACCGTGCGCCATGGGGATACGAACCACATAGTCGGCTCCCGCAATCGCTTCGTGCGAAAGACCATCTCCCTCAGTACCCATCACAATAGCCAACCGGGGCTCGGTCTTCAAAACGGGATTGTCTATGGAAATGGAATTGTCCGTAAGCGCCATGGCCGCCGTGCGGAAACCCAACTCACCGAGCGTATCCAGAGGACCGTCCATCCACGTCCACGGCACAAGAAAAACCGTTCCCATTGAAACCCGGACCGCACGACGGTTCAGAGGGTCGCAGGAATTACGCGTCAACAGCACAGCATCCATGCCAAGAGCTGCCGCCGAACGGAAGATGGCCCCAATATTGGTGGTATCCACCACCCCGTCGATAACCACAATACGCCGGGCTCCCCGGCAGACGTCCTCCATACTCTTCGGAACCGGACGGCGCATGGCACAAAGAACACCACGCGTCAAAACGTAGCCGGTCAGCTCGGCAAGCAATTCCCTACCGCTTGTGTAGACGGGTATATCGCCACAACGCTCAATGATTTCAGCAGCATCCCCATAGATGTGCTTGTGCTCACACAAAAGGGCCAAAGGCTCGTAGCCGACATCCAGAGCCACCTTGATAACCTTAGGACTCTCAGCTATAAACAGCCCTTTGTCCGGCTCAAGGCGGTTGCGCAACTGGGCTTCGGTAAGGGTACTGAATATCTCCACACCGGGATGGGTCAAAGATGATATTTCGATAACAGGCATCGGATGATTTACTATTTGACGATTACTATTTACAATTCATGGCAGAAAGCCCTATAACCCCTTTATTGTCTTCATCAGTTGTTCTCCCAGTCCGATGGTGTATCCTTGCGATACAAAGACCACCCGATTGAAAGTATCGGCTATGATGAACATCGGCAGGCTCTCTTTATGCTTCAACTTCATGCTTTCTGCAATCTGCGCAGCGATACCGTCCGTATCTATACCATAAATAATGGTAGAGGGCAAATCGGGGAATGACTCGCGGGCGAACTTGCCGGCTTTGGCCTCATTAGGGAACAGCAACACCATCTTACGCCCCCACTTCTCCAAATCAGCCTTGAATGAAGCGATGTCGCGCAACGCATGATTGGTTGGCTCTTGATTGACACCCAGAATGCCTACGACAAAGTAACCGCGCCCACAAGCCTGCAGCAGACTCTGCCGGGCTGCGGAGCCGGCGTCCGGCAGCGGAGTGAAGAGAGACTCCGAATTAAAGTTCCCGATAACCTGCACCTCATCCTCGCTCTCGCGCATCACCAACTCAATTTCCGTTGTCTTCTCCGGCAGAATATTGAAAAAGGTGGTTTTAGAAAGTACCGCACCGCTGGCAAGGCGTGTACCGGTCACCAAAACATAATCTCCGGCCTCCAGAGCAGTTCCTTCCTTCAGCAGATTGCTCCATGTAGTACCGCCGCCCATATCTGCATCGCCTTCGTCATAGGAAAGCAATTGCAAACTGCCCTGCGGGGTCTGTTTGGAAAGAGTGAAATGAGAAT
This genomic window contains:
- a CDS encoding DUF3244 domain-containing protein → MKLRIILSVLLLFSLLKVDANSLANKSIASGRVAVFLYSNDIPFEILTTGKEDGSRSVVPLVPFVVFVDDFNYFIELDFIEGIGVVEIVISQSGSVIYSSSENILSPLRKYLQLPFGVSGEYCIEIKGDNGAYVYGCFEL
- a CDS encoding tetratricopeptide repeat protein, with the translated sequence MRAMNAGMKNGINLLMILVLFISCVQEKEDDNVLSRVEACMELFPDSALSLLSQIDCPECLRGQQRADYALLLTQALDKNYLDSLQSDSLIMIAVEYYKQEGDKLKAGKAYFYYGKVMLLKERFSDAMQAYLEASSLLEETRDYKVQGMVWEYIGYLNSVQGLYENSIDNFKHSIRYYELASDRRRILYGYRNMARGYFSVHHNDSAGWYAEKGLVLSDTVSGMKASFLHLLGLIANNEKRYPQAIEYFSNAMEVCDNLNDKYRYSLSLGRVYSEVGQKKKAEDCFVSCINATNIFVSSGAYYYLADMHKKDGNYLKAFLYKEKSDSLLEVTRNAELQKQLLDLQNKYENDKLILENKQIRLENEKQTYFYLFLFVFILGLGIIAFFLVRKRYRTKLLRNVEIIGNNNAIINRYACRIAELENVSLQERQAKQEEIGILNRKILCLIAENKRVCENSSVDALFVLEELKQGNLIISNMTIAERQHIFDFLDLVHANFITRLKQEFDLTKNELLLAALLKVGFSNKQLMIVFDCEMKSIYKNRQRLKADLGLTKNDSLEQMIMMY
- a CDS encoding DMP19 family protein encodes the protein MIEVTDVALRQAAGEGMDAFIGVFTGAYKKEIGGEMTAGTMSLLTGEQHSLLAYQIFRDEVMEGGFCQLIQNGYGGYIFDNPFAKVMRLWGVGDLSKLVYAAKKIYDSHRDDLERERTDEEFMAMYEQYEAFDELEDEFLEKEEEYTALVAGYVDEHLELFAKIV
- a CDS encoding iron-sulfur cluster assembly scaffold protein, with product MTYSHEVEHMCVVKKGPNHGPAPIPEEGKWVKAKEIVDISGLTHGIGWCAPQQGACKLTLNVKEGVIQEALVETIGCSGMTHSAAMASEILPGKTILEALNTDLVCDAINTAMRELFLQIVYGRTQSAFSEGGLMIGAGLEDLGKGLRSQVGTLYGTLAKGSRYLEMAEGYIKTIALDKNDEICGYEFVHLGKFMDEIKKGTDANEALKKVTGTYGRFTEEQGAVKHIDPRHE
- a CDS encoding GGGtGRT protein, with product MIREVKFESQDRRIKQILAALNANGIKDIEEANAICEAHGLDPYKTCEETQPICFENAKWAYVVGCAIAIKKGCKNAAEAAEAIGIGLQAFCIPGSVADDRKVGIGHGNLAAMLLREETKCFAFLAGHESFAAAEGAIKIAAKADKVRKEPLRCILNGLGKDAAQIISRINGFTYVQTQFDYYTGELKVVREIAYSDGPRAKVKCYGADDVREGVAIMWKEGVDVSITGNSTNPTRFQHPVAGTYKKERVLAGKPYFSVASGGGTGRTLHPDNMAAGPASYGMTDTMGRMHSDAQFAGSSSVPAHVEMMGFLGIGNNPMVGCTVACAVDVAQALSK
- a CDS encoding alcohol dehydrogenase, with protein sequence MLAYTYIEHGKFGLLEKPIPVLEDARDAIVRVTLGSICTSDLHIKHGSVPRAVPGITVGHEMVGIVEQVGAEVESVKPGDRVTVNVETFCGKCFFCRHGYVNNCTDTNGGWALGCRIDGGQAEYVRVPYADQGLNRIPDTVSDEQALLVGDVLVTGFWAARISEITEEDTVLIIGAGPTGICTLLCSMLKKPRRIIVCEQSAERIRFVREHYPEVLVIGPENCKDFVRKHSDHGGADVVLEVAGTEDTFRLAWECARPNAIVTIVALYDQPQLLPLPEMYGKNLVFKTGGVDGCDCAEILRLIAAGQIDTTPLITHRFSLEEIDEAYRIFENRLEGVIKVAIVGR
- a CDS encoding TrmH family RNA methyltransferase, whose translation is MPVIEISSLTHPGVEIFSTLTEAQLRNRLEPDKGLFIAESPKVIKVALDVGYEPLALLCEHKHIYGDAAEIIERCGDIPVYTSGRELLAELTGYVLTRGVLCAMRRPVPKSMEDVCRGARRIVVIDGVVDTTNIGAIFRSAAALGMDAVLLTRNSCDPLNRRAVRVSMGTVFLVPWTWMDGPLDTLGELGFRTAAMALTDNSISIDNPVLKTEPRLAIVMGTEGDGLSHEAIAGADYVVRIPMAHGVDSLNVAAAAAVAFWQLRV